The DNA region GCATGCGCTCGCCATGCATGTCAGAGGCTGAATCAGACACGGCCGCCGATGCCACCCCCGGCACCACCGCCatagcctccaccgccgccagaGCCAAAGCCACCACCAGTGCCAGCACCGCCACCGTAGCCTCCACCTGCGCCACCGCCAGCACCTCCACCGTAGCCACCACCGGCACCACCGCCAGCGCCTCCACcgtagccgccgccggcgccggcgccgcctcctgaGCCTGCACCTCCGCCATATCCACCGCCGCTGCCTCCACCAGCTCCTCCACCATAGCCGCCACCTGTACCGGCACCTCCACCGTAGCCGCCTCCGGCACCACCTCCAGCACCGGCGCCTCCACCGTAGCCGCCTCCGGCACCACCTCCAGCACCAGCGCCTCCACCGTAGCCGCCGCCAGTGCCTCCACCGGCTCCTCCACCGTAGCCACCACCAGccccagctcctcctcctccaccaagTCCACCACCTCCCCCGGAACCACCACCAAGCCCTCCGCCTCCCCCGGAGCCACCACCAACTCCTCCACCGGCACCGCCGCCATAACCACCCCCAAGCCCTCCGCCTCCACCGGAGCCACCCCCTAAACCACCCCCACCACCGAGGCCGCCTCCACCACCTGCACCCCCGCCGAACCCACCACCTTTCCCTCCTCCAAACCCAAGCCCTCCACCGTGCCCAAGGCCACCGCCAAGCccaacaccgccgccgccgccgtacccTCCACCGCCACCAAGCCCACACCCGCCACCGCACAAGCTCTGCTTCTCCAAGGACCGCGCCTCGGCGGCCACCGCGAGAACCACCGCGACGGCCAGCCCCAGAAGCGCCATGTTCCACACACCCCTCGGCGCCCTCCCCATGTCGGGCCAAGCAGAGAGCTCACTGGTAGAGTCAA from Panicum hallii strain FIL2 chromosome 9, PHallii_v3.1, whole genome shotgun sequence includes:
- the LOC112873570 gene encoding glycine-rich cell wall structural protein-like gives rise to the protein MGRAPRGVWNMALLGLAVAVVLAVAAEARSLEKQSLCGGGCGLGGGGGYGGGGGVGLGGGLGHGGGLGFGGGKGGGFGGGAGGGGGLGGGGGLGGGSGGGGGLGGGYGGGAGGGVGGGSGGGGGLGGGSGGGGGLGGGGGAGAGGGYGGGAGGGTGGGYGGGAGAGGGAGGGYGGGAGAGGGAGGGYGGGAGTGGGYGGGAGGGSGGGYGGGAGSGGGAGAGGGYGGGAGGGAGGGYGGGAGGGAGGGYGGGAGTGGGFGSGGGGGYGGGAGGGIGGRV